GAGTGAGGTGGGAAGAAGCTGGCTCTCAGGACGACAGCAGCAGTGTGGGCTACTCAccctcgctctctctctctctctctctctctggaactGGCTCTCCTGATCTGGGTGTCTTTTGGCAGGCCAGTTGCCACGGTGATGTGAATGTTCAATACCACCCCCTTAACCCTCCCCCCCAAAGAATAAGGCatattttcccttcctccctggctTCTCAGCATTTGCCGTTGCCGTGGAGACAGCACTGCAGTGTGCAGAGAGCTCTCGAAGTCTCCCTCAAAAATGAAGGTCTTGCCGCCTTCAACTTTGAGGCCTTCTCCTGAGTGGCCTTCTCCCTCGGTCCCCAAGAGAACGGGGCACCAGGGGGATGTAAGGAGAGGTAGAGACCTGGAGAGCCTGTGTGGTTCTGCTTGCTTCTGCAGGAAAATGGCAGCCGGGTCATGGAGCCCCTGGGTCCCCGAGAAGGGCCCtccccaggaggaagaggaggccctCTCGGGAGTAGGATTCTGGGAGAATGTCAAGATGGGGTGTGGCCCTCAGGTTGACCCTTGGCTCTCCATCTGTATCGCCCTTCTCAGGACGTCCCCACCAAGCTCGTGGCCAAGGCGGTGCCACTGCCCATGACAGTGAGAGGCCACTGGTTTCTGAGCCCCCGCACAGAATACAGCGTGGCCGTGCAGACGGCGGTGAAGCAGAGCGATGGGGAGTACCTGGTGTCCGGCTGGAGCGAGACGGTGGAGTTCTGTACAGGGGGTGAGGCTGTGCGGACACATCACTGCCCTGCTTCCTTGGCACATCTGGCTCAGTGGTGGTCAGGAGGGGGGTCTTCATCCAGAAAACACTTGCAAATGCCTGCTGTGCCCTGGGCACTAGGCTGCAGGGTCCTCCCCTGCCCTTACAGAGcctgtcttttctctaatgagAGACAGGCGTCCCCACATTCCGGTAGGCAATGCCACCTCCGTAAAGGGATGGAATTACTTTTCTGGCTTGAACGCagccttgtttaaaaaaaaaaaatcataaaacacacATAGCAGAAAGTCTGCCATCTTAACCCTTTTGAAGTGTGCCGTGCAATCGTGTCAAGTATATCCCATGTTGTGCAAGCCTTCTCCAGAAGCTTTCCATCTTGCAAAACCGAAACTCTACAGCCATTAAACAGTCACTCCCCATTCCCCTCCCGcagccctggcaaccaccattctccATTCTCCATTCTCCCGCTATGGTGTTTGACTCCTCTAGGTGCCCCAGATAAGTGGAATCATCCAGGATTTTTTCACCTGAGACTGGCTTGTTTCTCTTAGTGGGATCTTCTCTAGGTACACAGAAGCTGTAGGGTGTCATCGCTTGCTTCTTCCTTAAGGCTGGTTGATGTTCCATTGCATGgatagaccacattttgtttatcaatgATCCATCAATGGTCACTTAGTGGGacaatcacatttttctttttctgaatttccCCTAAGCCTATTAAAATGGTCCCTGCAAGCTCTCTTAGTAGAGCCTACCTTGCATATTCCAGCATAAACCAACTCTGGGCTTGTGTGTGCTTGGCCACCGATGACCCAAGATCTGCCCTAAAATATTTCATCCCTTTGGTGCCCATGTGAGAACTGCTCCAGATTGCACTCCTATCACAAGGAAGGGTCAGGGAACATTCTCTGCCCTGGGGCCTCCAAGGCTGCTGGCTCCATCCTCTGCCAAGGTCTATGCCCCAAGTCTCCTTGAGCCACTGCAAACCTACTCTAGGGAGGTGCTCCTTCTCAGAAATGCACATGCATGGGCATTTGGTTCAAACTGGGGAGGTGGAGATGGCTGCAGTCCAGTCCACCTTTCTCTTGCCAATCAAGTGCCCTGACCAGTAATGCATCAGCAATGAGGAAAGGGCACCTTTTTCTAATTAGTACCAAGACACTGTCCAGCCTGGCAGCAGCCTGACTGTGCCCCAGAGCCCCAGGCCCAAACCCAAGATTCAATTATCCTCTCCTGGTGCCAGCTCCTGATTCTCCTGAAAGACTCAAGCAGACAGCCAGTGTCCTCGCCTCTGCTCTGCCTAAACATTCTGTTTATGGAGCCTGGGCTTACTTTTCCAATTCTTCATGCCCACCTGTCATCATAATGGCTTTCACATGGGTGGTGGAGATAGCCTCTCGCCCACCTGCTGGATTTGGGGGGCCCTGCACAAGGGACCTTGCCTTCCTCCCTCTTTTGCCTGTTGGTCCTCCTTTCACGTGGGCGTGGCCTGGGATGAAAGCCCCTGAGGCCCCTAGCATGATAACAGGGCATCCTGCCTTTTCTGGGCTGAGGGAACCCTGAGCCTCTGGTAGCGAGGACACAGAGGTGACAAGGATAGACAGCATGCAGCTCTCCACACTCCCAGTTGCAGCCAGCTGGCTTGTTCCCATCTGAGTCCAAGCTGCTGCTGGGGCCTGTCTAGTCCCCTTGCTGCTCCAGGAGATAGAGGTTGACTGGTGAGCATGCTGGGGGTTGGGCCAGAGTGGAGGGAGACGAAGAGGCGGTGACCCTGCAGCTGGCCCTCGGCTCACCTCGCCCAACCCGGACTGTTGCAGATTATGCCAAGGAGCACCTGGCCCAGCTGCAGGAGAAGGCTGAGCAGATCGCTGGCCGTATGCTCCGCTTTTCTGTCTTCTACCGCAATCATCACAAGGAGTACTTCCAGCATGCCAGGTAGGGTGGCTCTGGCCCCCACaggcctctccttcctcctccagctcctctgccTGGTGCCCTGACTGTCCAGGTCATCTTAGGCTGCTAGAGCCTCTTCCAGGGCCCCCTGCTCTCATATCACAGAAGTGACTGCTACTTTGGGATTGGATTCAGGGAAGGTCGAGGACTCTGGGACGGGGCCACCTGGCAGAGCACCATGCCAACAAGCCCGGGCAATGAGGTCTGGCTTTGATTTCCACTCTGGGACAGTTCCTTCATTGGGGTCTACCACCGTAGGTCACCATAGGTCTATCAATTCAGGGCCTGGGATCACAGAGGAGGTGACGAGGACGATGCAAAATGAAAGAGACCTGAGCATGGAGGGCTCTGGGGAGAGTCCAGCTGGCTGGTTAAGCTGGGTGCTAAGGAGTCAGGGAAGCTCCTTGGGAAATCCTAGGGTGCTGCTGAGGGGCTGGTTATGGGGAATCAGGAGGTGGGGCTTAGTAGGCCCTAAACCTGTTGTCCAGCAGAGCAGCCTCAATTTTATGTGCCTATGACCCATCTATGTATacttttctttggggaaaaaaaagaggggttCTGTAGTCCAAAAGTGTTTGAAAATTGATGGTCCAATCCAACACCCTCAATGTACAGATGAAGAGCCTGAGGCCAAGGGGGGCCTCAGTTGGCCAGTTGAGCCAGAAAGTCACTTGTCCCTCAGGGCAGCCAGGACCGAGTGAGAGAGTGGTGGGACAGGACTAGTCTACCTTCCCCCATGTCTGAGCACACTGCTCCAAGTCTATGTCCTTCTAAGCTAGGAGGGGGTAAATTTCCACCATGACTGTCTTTATCCTTATAGGCAGCTAGGGTAGGTGTTTGGACCCTACCCAGTGCAATGGGGACCTTGGGGCCTTTGTTATTTGTATTAAAAAGAGAGGCCGTGGACTGGTTTGGATTCCTTTACCAGCCAGGAAGAGACAGGGAGCACCCCTGTGTGCCAGGCTCTTACGAGGAGCCTGGATATAAAGACTAAGGCACAAGCCATCCTTTTAAAAACCTCAGAGTCTGGTCTGAGGAATAGAAGGATTTAATGTCATAAGTATGGGTGATCATTGAGCGAAAGTCAGTGTCGAGCATACTAGGTAGCCAAATCTTGATTGAATTGCAAGTACCTCATGTTTCTGGAAGTTTCAGAGGAGAGGGAACCCTTATGCTGGTCCTTGGAGGATGATTAGGAATTGCCAAGCCAGGTGGAGGAAGATGGGAAGGGcagccaggcagagggaacagccctGCAGAGGTACAGAAGGAAGAGAGCCCATGGCTGGGGGTGCTacctgtgggggtggggtgttgcCAGGTACCAGAGGCAGCAATGAGTCCAGAAAGACCAGTTCTTGAGGGGCCTTGCTAATCTCAATCAAGTCCCTTTGAAGGGTTTTCAGCTGGGAAGAAGCAGGCTGCATGAGCTAATCTCCAGAGCCCGCCTGTGCTTGCATTCTGGAATGTTCCATTTGTGACTGGTGGAAGCTGTTGGCTGTAGGGAGCTTTGGGAGCCAGCAGCCAAGCCTCATCGCAGCTAACCGGTGGCATTGTCTCTCCCCTTTGATGCTTGTCCTGGGTGGGCAGGACCCACTGCGGTAACATGCTGCAGCCCTACCTGAAGGACAACAGCGGCAGCCACGGCTCGCCCACCAGCGGCATGCTGCACGGGGTCTTCTTCAGCTGCAACACCGAGTTCAACACGGGCCAGCCCCCCCAGGACTCCCCTTATGGCCGATGGCGCTTCCAGATCCCCGCCCAGCGCCTcttcaaccccagcaccaacCTCTACTTTGCGGACTTCTACTGTATGTACACAGCCTACCACTACGCCATACTGGTGCTGGCACCCAAGGGCTCCCTGGGGGACCGCTTCTGCCGCGACCGCCTGCCCCTCTTGGACATTGCCTGCAACAAGTTCCTGACCTGCAGCGTGGAGGACGGGGAGCTGGTCTTCCGTCACGCCCAGGACCTCATCCTGGAGATCATCTACACCGAGCCTGTTGACCTGTCCCTGGGTACCCTGGGGGAGATCAGCGGGCACCAGCTCATGAGTCTGTCCACTGCCGACGCCAAGAAAGACCCCAGCTGTAAGACCTGCAACATCAGTGTGGGCCGCTAGGGACTCCCGgggggctgaggggctggggagagaTGACGGGAGGGTGGAGGTGGGTGGCACAGGCTCAGGGAGCTGGctttctctccctgccccccTGCTCCCTCGGCTCCATCCActagcccctcccccaccccttggcATTGGAGGCAACGATGGTGGTCCTCTGGGTAAGCGTGGCCCACCCCAGGCCTGGTGTTCTCCTCGGGAAGGCTTCTCAGCCTCGGGAGGCCAGTGGGTGGTTTGGATTTCTGGAGAACTCCCCCTTTGCTCCCCCCATTCTGGCTCTTTGCCTTATCCAGGCCTCCACCTCCCAGGGTCCTGCCCGCCTCCCAGGCTCTCCTGGGGAAGCATCTCTGGGGAAGCAAGCCCATGTGTAGCTTGGCCGCCTCCAGGGAGATGCAGAGAGCTGTGGGGCGCCTCCTTCTTAGCCCCCCCACTCAGGGCCACCCCAGAAAGCCCCCTCCTTACTGAACTGGGCCTGGGGGCTTACCGTCCAggccagccccctccctccttcctataAGTAGCCACCTGCACCGCTGTCACACCCTAGCTGCTCCTTGCCCCAAATAGCCCTCTTCCTGCATGGGAGAGCtgtccttcccctcctccacctcccactCGTATGTCCTCGACGCTCTAGAAAGGGgccctctttcttctcctggcTTTGGGGGCTCGGGGCTGTTgggattttcctttcttctgtgtgGAGATGGCACATTCCCCAGCAAAACTTCTGCCTTGCTCAGAGAACGCTGGGGTCTGGAACAGCAGCTGCCAGGGTCGAGGAGGGGGGAACAGACCCCTGAGACCCTTTTCCCAGCCGGAAGCAGGCTGCCCCATGCCTTAGTGGGGCTTGACATGGGACTGAAGAACTGAAGGTCGCCTGCAGCGCCCTGGCACCCCAGCTGGCTGTGCGCTTCACTCGCTCGCTCTGCCATGGTGCCGTGACTGTCCTGTGCCTGTGTGTGACCCAGGCTGTGGGCCACTCCGCCTCACAAGCCACCTCCTGTCCTGTCTGCTTTCCTGGCCACTTCTCCAGGACGTTGTGGTGAGGGCCCCCCTGGGCTCCCTGCGTTCTCCCCAGTTCCTGCTGTTGTATGGGGCATGGGGGTGGAGAGGTGGACTCCCCATGACAAgcaaaacattggagaaaaggggAGGTTCTGGCGGAGACCATGGACAGCAGCCTCAGTGACTCTTGCAGAGGTGACGGGGACATGGATGAACAGCTTGATTTCTGCAATGAAGAACAGAGGGGCCGACAGGCCAACAAGGCCATACCTCAGTGAGGGGCAGGTGGATGGCCAGCTGCTGGGGAGTGCTGCAGTCAGCTCCCTCCTTGGGGCGGGTCAGGAGCTCTGGGGCCTCTGGGAAATGTGTGGAGAAGGAGA
This portion of the Urocitellus parryii isolate mUroPar1 chromosome 14, mUroPar1.hap1, whole genome shotgun sequence genome encodes:
- the Phyhip gene encoding phytanoyl-CoA hydroxylase-interacting protein; this translates as MELLSTPHSIEINNITCDSFRISWAMEDSDLERVTHYFIDLNKKENKNSNKFKHRDVPTKLVAKAVPLPMTVRGHWFLSPRTEYSVAVQTAVKQSDGEYLVSGWSETVEFCTGDYAKEHLAQLQEKAEQIAGRMLRFSVFYRNHHKEYFQHARTHCGNMLQPYLKDNSGSHGSPTSGMLHGVFFSCNTEFNTGQPPQDSPYGRWRFQIPAQRLFNPSTNLYFADFYCMYTAYHYAILVLAPKGSLGDRFCRDRLPLLDIACNKFLTCSVEDGELVFRHAQDLILEIIYTEPVDLSLGTLGEISGHQLMSLSTADAKKDPSCKTCNISVGR